The Candidatus Polarisedimenticolia bacterium genome window below encodes:
- a CDS encoding class I SAM-dependent methyltransferase, protein MTDAWPALVCPDDAQPLERAAAGLACRRGHAWAERAGIPRFVPERGYADAFGLQWNVHRRTQLDSYTRTTISRDRARRCLGESLWRALQAPGRTHVLEVGCGAGRFTEVLLSTGACVTSVDLSSAVEANQENFPQDDRHRVVQADILSLPFAPAQYDIVFCLGVVQHTPSPEEALARLYAQVKPGGWLVLDHYTYTLSQFTKTAPLFRIVLRHLPPEQGMLWTDRLVRWLFPLHRAARRSRVAQALLSRVSPVLSYYHALPLNDDLQRQWSLLDTHDSLTDWYKHFRTRDQIRRALERIGGVEIWCEYGGNGVEARVRRPAAGR, encoded by the coding sequence TTGACGGATGCCTGGCCGGCCCTCGTCTGCCCGGATGACGCCCAGCCGCTCGAGCGAGCCGCGGCGGGACTCGCCTGCCGCCGGGGCCATGCCTGGGCCGAGCGGGCCGGCATTCCCCGCTTCGTGCCCGAACGAGGGTACGCGGACGCCTTCGGCTTGCAGTGGAACGTTCATCGCAGGACGCAGCTCGACTCCTACACCCGCACGACTATCTCCCGTGACCGGGCGCGGCGCTGTCTGGGAGAGTCCCTCTGGCGGGCGCTCCAGGCTCCCGGCAGGACCCACGTGCTCGAGGTGGGTTGCGGGGCGGGACGATTTACCGAAGTGCTGCTGTCGACGGGTGCCTGCGTCACCTCGGTGGACTTGAGCTCCGCCGTCGAGGCCAACCAGGAGAACTTCCCGCAGGACGATCGGCACCGCGTCGTCCAGGCGGACATCCTCTCGCTGCCCTTCGCTCCCGCGCAGTACGACATCGTATTCTGCCTGGGTGTCGTGCAGCACACACCCAGCCCCGAGGAGGCACTGGCGCGACTGTACGCCCAGGTGAAGCCGGGCGGTTGGCTCGTTCTGGACCACTACACCTATACTCTCTCACAGTTCACCAAGACGGCGCCGCTGTTCCGCATCGTCTTGCGCCACCTGCCGCCCGAGCAGGGAATGCTCTGGACCGACCGCCTGGTCCGGTGGCTGTTCCCACTGCACCGGGCGGCCCGCCGAAGCCGAGTGGCGCAGGCCCTCCTCAGCAGGGTATCTCCGGTGCTGTCCTACTACCACGCGCTGCCGCTCAACGACGATCTGCAGCGCCAATGGTCGCTGCTCGACACGCACGATTCGCTGACGGACTGGTACAAGCATTTCCGCACTCGCGACCAAATCCGCCGCGCTCTCGAGCGCATCGGCGGGGTGGAGATCTGGTGCGAATACGGGGGGAACGGGGTTGAGGCCCGTGTGCGCCGCCCTGCGGCGGGGCGCTAG
- a CDS encoding CapA family protein, with the protein MERLLYRRPGAPAGASCRLVAVGDLMLSGGVRRRYPGAAGADEAFAAVAPILRSGDIVFGNLETPLCAPRPGRELFRGDPAMAGPLSRAGFTVLSLANNHILEYGPGGLQETRRVVAAAGMLPLGAGGTQEEASQPVEIEAQGLRIGLLGFGRTLQRQDDPEVPGFVEWDEGLAMRSVAALRDRVDCVIISIHIGLMWLDYPKPEFKEIADRLLAAGAHVVLMHHAHVLQGYGVEGGRAAVYNLGNFVADVFEGELGVPPVPEKQRESAIFIMEIDKEGVRTIAVVPIQVTDDYRVVPAVETEARRIIDHLEAVSLDIRLDRYREAFTRQRASLNTGNLLSWLWIHLRKGHWRELTSNMSRARPEHLVMLGRFAMHRLAALWRRS; encoded by the coding sequence GTGGAGCGTCTGCTCTACCGCCGTCCGGGGGCGCCCGCGGGCGCCTCCTGCCGTCTGGTCGCAGTCGGCGACCTGATGCTCTCCGGCGGCGTGCGCCGGCGCTACCCGGGAGCGGCCGGCGCGGACGAAGCGTTCGCCGCGGTCGCTCCGATCCTGCGCTCGGGGGACATCGTCTTCGGCAATCTGGAGACCCCGCTGTGCGCCCCGCGACCGGGACGGGAGCTCTTCAGGGGTGACCCGGCGATGGCCGGGCCTCTGTCGCGCGCCGGGTTCACGGTGCTGTCGCTGGCCAATAACCACATCCTGGAGTACGGTCCCGGCGGACTGCAGGAGACGCGTCGCGTCGTGGCGGCCGCGGGGATGCTTCCGCTGGGCGCCGGTGGGACGCAGGAAGAGGCGTCGCAGCCCGTCGAAATCGAGGCACAGGGCTTGCGGATCGGCCTGCTGGGATTCGGCAGGACGCTGCAGCGGCAGGACGATCCCGAGGTGCCCGGCTTCGTCGAATGGGACGAGGGGCTCGCGATGCGATCGGTTGCGGCGCTGCGGGATCGCGTCGATTGCGTCATCATCTCGATCCACATCGGGTTGATGTGGCTCGACTACCCGAAACCGGAGTTCAAGGAGATCGCCGACCGCCTCCTGGCCGCCGGCGCGCATGTCGTCCTCATGCACCACGCCCACGTCCTCCAGGGCTATGGCGTGGAAGGAGGACGGGCGGCGGTTTACAACCTCGGCAACTTCGTCGCAGATGTCTTCGAGGGAGAGCTGGGCGTCCCGCCGGTGCCCGAAAAGCAGAGGGAATCCGCCATCTTCATCATGGAGATCGACAAGGAAGGGGTCCGCACGATCGCCGTGGTGCCGATCCAGGTGACGGACGATTACCGCGTCGTGCCGGCGGTCGAAACGGAGGCGCGGCGGATCATCGATCATCTCGAGGCGGTCAGCCTGGACATCCGCCTGGATCGGTATCGAGAGGCGTTCACCCGCCAGAGAGCCTCGCTGAACACCGGGAACCTCTTGAGCTGGCTCTGGATTCACCTTCGCAAAGGTCACTGGCGGGAGCTGACCTCGAACATGTCGCGCGCGCGCCCGGAGCACCTCGTAATGCTCGGCCGGTTCGCCATGCACAGGCTCGCGGCGTTGTGGCGGCGCTCTTGA